The Dioscorea cayenensis subsp. rotundata cultivar TDr96_F1 chromosome 7, TDr96_F1_v2_PseudoChromosome.rev07_lg8_w22 25.fasta, whole genome shotgun sequence genome includes a region encoding these proteins:
- the LOC120264638 gene encoding acyl transferase 4-like — translation MASSYNVTRVSKSLVTPSEPTPNETLTLSFIDCVPGLRHGVRSIHIFKQGHEPAKVIKEALSKALVHYYPFAGRFIDPDSPAAGEVTVACSGEGAYFIEAKANCSLEDVNYLDLPLMIPEFELLPEPHPDVPLLNMPFLMQVTEFTCGGFAVGLITVHSLADGLGAAQMINAIGELTRGLTHPTIKPLRNSAIIPKPPSVLPGPPPSLDDLKLKYSTFDISQEFINNIKSDYFKENGQHCSTFDISVAKAWQARTRAVKLEDNNEIVNICFFANTRQLLNKEELPSGSGFYGNCFYPVTVSATCGEVVNMDLVGLVKMIKEAKLRLPNEFSKWAEGGFKKDPYEITFSYNFMFVSDWTRLGFQEVDYGWGTPLHVIPFAYFDFMAVSILNSPPPPKKGCRVMTQCVKIEHLADLQREMANI, via the exons ATGGCTTCTTCTTATAATGTAACTAGGGTTTCCAAGTCTCTTGTGACACCCTCAGAGCCAACACCaaatgaaaccctaaccctatcaTTCATCGACTGTGTTCCCGGTCTCCGGCACGGAGTTAGGTCCATTCACATATTCAAACAAGGCCATGAACCAGCCAAGGTAATCAAAGAAGCTCTGTCAAAAGCTCTGGTACATTACTACCCTTTTGCAGGCAGGTTTATTGATCCTGATTCACCGGCCGCCGGTGAGGTCACAGTGGCTTGCTCCGGCGAAGGTGCCTACTTCATTGAAGCTAAGGCCAATTGCAGCTTGGAAGATGTTAACTATCTTGACCTTCCTTTAATGATCCCTGAATTTGAACTCCTGCCTGAACCTCATCCTGATGTTCCACTTCTTAACATGCCCTTCTTGAtgcag gTGACAGAGTTCACATGCGGAGGCTTTGCAGTGGGGCTCATCACCGTCCATAGTTTGGCCGACGGTCTCGGCGCCGCTCAGATGATCAACGCCATCGGTGAGCTCACCCGTGGGCTCACCCATCCAACCATCAAACCACTAAGAAACAGTGCAATCATACCCAAACCTCCATCAGTCCTTCCCGGCCCTCCTCCATCTTTGGACGACCTCAAACTCAAGTACTCCACTTTTGACATCTCACAAGAgttcatcaacaatatcaaaTCTGACTACTTCAAAGAAAACGGCCAACACTGCTCAACCTTCGACATCTCCGTCGCAAAAGCTTGGCAAGCTCGCACAAGAGCTGTCAAGCTTGAAGATAACAATGAAATTGTTAACATTTGTTTCTTTGCAAACACTAGACAGTTATTAAACAAAGAGGAGTTACCTTCAGGTAGTGGATTTTATGGTAATTGTTTTTATCCTGTGACAGTGAGTGCAACTTGTGGTGAGGTTGTTAACATGGATTTGGTTGGGCTTGTGAAAATGATCAAAGAGGCTAAGTTAAGGCTTCCTAATGAGTTCAGTAAATGGGCAGAAGGAGGGTTTAAGAAGGACCCTTATGAGATTACATTTAGTTATAACTTCATGTTTGTTTCAGATTGGACAAGGTTGGGATTTCAAGAGGTTGATTATGGATGGGGAACTCCACTTCATGTTATTCCTTTTGCTTATTTTGATTTCATGGCTGTGTCTATCCTTAACTCACCACCGCCGCCGAAGAAAGGCTGTCGAGTTATGACTCAGTGTGTTAAGATTGAGCACTTGGCTGACTTGCAGAGGGAGATGGCTAACATCTGA
- the LOC120264615 gene encoding LOW QUALITY PROTEIN: acyl transferase 5-like (The sequence of the model RefSeq protein was modified relative to this genomic sequence to represent the inferred CDS: deleted 3 bases in 3 codons) yields MFMSSYTVTRVSKSLVTPSEPTPNETLNLSIIDRVPGLRHCVRSIHAFKHGQEPAKVIKEALSKTLVHYYPFAGRFIDPVSPASGEVTVACSGEGAYFIKAKADCTLEDVKHLDLPLMIPAHDLLPEPHPEISPLNMPLMMQVTEFKCGGFTVGIISVHTLADGLGAAQFITALSELARGLPNPTIKPNNNRSIIPNPPKPPPGPPPSFKNLNLNYSTFDVTPDSISKIKTHYLNKTGNYCSTFDVSIAKVWQARTRAIKLEDTELVHLCFFANTRPYLNQHEQAPPGFYANCFYPVTVSSTSGEVAKLDLVDLVHLIKEAKLRLPNEFAKWASGGFKHDPYELTFDYNWLFVSDWTKLGFQEVDYGWGTPVHVVPFAYNDIMAVAILGSPVVPKKGSRMMTQCVNDDHLADFEAQMANF; encoded by the exons ATGTTCATGTCTTCTTACACTGTAACTAGGGTTTCCAAGTCTCTGGTTACACCTTCAGAGCCAACACCAAatgaaaccctaaacctatcAATCATTGACCGTGTT CCAGGTCTCAGGCACTGTGTTAGGTCCATTCATGCATTCAAACATGGACAAGAACCGGCCAAAGTCATCAAGGAAGCTCTATCAAAAACTCTAGTTCATTACTACCCTTTTGCAGGGAGGTTCATTGACCCTGTGTCACCGGCCTCCGGCGAGGTCACGGTGGCTTGCTCCGGCGAAGGTGCTTACTTCATTAAGGCTAAGGCTGATTGTACTTTGGAAGATGTTAAGCATCTTGACCTTCCTTTGATGATCCCTGCACATGACCTCCTTCCTGAACCTCATCCTGAGATTTCACCTCTTAACATGCCACTTATGATGCAG GTGACGGAGTTCAAATGCGGAGGTTTCACAGTGGGAATCATCTCCGTCCACACCTTGGCAGAC GGCCTCGGCGCCGCCCAGTTCATCACCGCCCTGAGCGAGCTTGCTCGAGGCCTCCCCAACCCAACCATCAAACCCAACAACAACCGTTCAATCATTCCaaaccctccaaaacccccACCCGGTCCTCCTCCTTCCTTCAAGAACCTCAACCTCAACTACTCCACCTTTGATGTCACCCCAGACTCCATTTCCAAGATCAAAACTCACTACTTAAACAAAACTGGC AACTACTGTTCCACCTTTGATGTTTCCATTGCTAAAGTTTGGCAAGCTCGCACACGTGCCATTAAGCTTGAAGACACTGAACTTGTTCACCTTTGTTTCTTTGCAAACACACGTCCATACTTGAACCAACATGAGCAAGCACCTCCAGGTTTCTATGCCAACTGTTTTTATCCAGTTACTGTGAGTTCTACAAGTGGTGAAGTTGCTAAACTGGATTTGGTTGACTTAGTTCATCTTATTAAAGAGGCTAAACTAAGACTTCCTAATGAGTTTGCTAAATGGGCAAGTGGGGGGTTTAAACATGATCCTTATGAGTTGACGTTTGATTACAATTGGTTGTTTGTTTCGGATTGGACTAAGTTGGGGTTTCAGGAAGTGGATTATGGGTGGGGAACTCCAGTTCATGTTGTTCCTTTTGCTTATAATGATATCATGGCTGTGGCTATTCTTGGCTCACCGGTTGTGCCTAAGAAAGGTTCACGGATGATGACTCAGTGCGTTAATGATGATCACTTGGCTGATTTTGAGGCGCAGATGGCCAActtctga
- the LOC120265484 gene encoding acyl transferase 5-like, with protein sequence MELPSLLHSQTKFMSSYTVTRVSKSLVTPSEPTPTNETLTLSVIDRVPGLRHCVRSIHAFKHGQEPAEVIKEALSKALVHYYPFAGRFIDPVSPATGEVTVVCSGEGVYLMKAKANCSLEDVKYLDLPLMIPEQELLPEPHPDVPYLDMPLLMQVTEFNCGGFAVGIISVHSIADGLGVGQFIAAIGELARGLINPTIKPFNNRNIIPNPPKLPPGPPPSLQNLNLKYSTFIISQDFINNIKTKYLNKTGNYCSTFDISVAKAWQARTRAIKLENNAIVHLCFFANTRPYLNQLAPPGFYGNCFYPVSVSSTSVEVASMDLTDLVKLIKEAKLNLPKEFAKWAHGGFKHDPYELTFGYNRLFVSDWTKLGFQEVDYGWGTPLHVVPFAYSDYMAVAILGLPVVPKKGSQVMTQCVNNDHLANFQMEMANL encoded by the exons ATGGAACTTCCATCTCTTCTCCATTCTCAAACCAAGTTCATGTCTTCTTACACTGTAACTAGAGTTTCAAAGTCTCTGGTGACACCTTCAGAGCCAACACCAACAAATGAAACTCTAACCTTATCAGTCATTGACCGTGTTCCTGGTCTCCGGCATTGTGTTAGATCCATTCATGCATTCAAACATGGACAAGAACCGGCCGAGGTCATCAAGGAAGCTCTATCAAAAGCTCTAGTTCATTACTACCCTTTTGCAGGCAGGTTCATTGATCCTGTGTCACCGGCCACCGGTGAGGTCACGGTGGTGTGCTCCGGTGAGGGTGTCTACTTAATGAAGGCTAAAGCTAATTGTAGCTTGGAAGATGTTAAGTATCTTGACCTTCCTTTAATGATCCCTGAACAAGAACTCCTCCCTGAACCTCATCCTGATGTTCCATATCTTGACATGCCACTCTTGATGCAG GTGACTGAGTTCAACTGTGGAGGCTTTGCAGTGGGAATTATCTCCGTCCACAGCATAGCCGATGGCCTCGGCGTCGGCCAGTTCATCGCGGCCATCGGCGAGCTCGCTCGAGGCCTTATCAACCCAACCATCAAACCCTTCAACAACCGCAACATCATTCCAAACCCTCCTAAACTCCCACCTGGTCCTCCTCCTTCCCTCCAAAACCTCAACCTCAAATACTCCACCTTCATAATCTCCCAAGATTTCATTaacaatatcaaaacaaaatacttaaacaaaacCGGCAACTACTGCTCCACGTTCGATATTTCCGTTGCTAAAGCTTGGCAAGCTCGCACACGTGCAATCAAGCTCGAAAACAATGCTATTGTTCACCTGTGTTTCTTTGCAAACACACGCCCTTACTTGAATCAATTGGCACCTCCAGGTTTCTACGGTAACTGTTTTTATCCGGTTAGTGTGAGTTCGACAAGTGTCGAGGTTGCTAGTATGGATTTGACTGACCTGGTTAAGCTTATTAAAGAGGCCAAACTCAACCTTCCTAAAGAGTTTGCTAAATGGGCACATGGGGGGTTTAAACATGACCCTTATGAGCTAACATTTGGTTACAATAGGTTGTTTGTTTCCGATTGGACTAAGTTGGGGTTTCAGGAAGTGGATTATGGATGGGGAACTCCACTTCATGTTGTTCCTTTTGCCTACAGTGATTACATGGCTGTGGCTATCCTTGGCTTACCAGTGGTTCCGAAGAAGGGTTCCCAGGTGATGACTCAGTGTGTTAACAATGATCACTTGGCTAATTTCCAGATGGAGATGGCAAACCTATGA
- the LOC120265483 gene encoding cytosolic purine 5'-nucleotidase, with the protein MLQLPSINEKGGNFRLKMADLIDVMAAFPLGRPQNLILATPHMRNLTHSFPDLSSRSRALRCVTAGVQPSGGEVFSVTSSSKSIVDYLGESTKGDMNVKEEHLEAFGVDGETTLHGPIEEIARKEFLEAEALLSELGIKDPFTTRHSPRGIFCSRTLNLRSISAIGYDMDYTLIHYNVMAWEGRAYDYGMANLRSMGFPVDGLEFDPDLVIRGLIMDKELGNLVKADRFGYVKRAMHGTQMLSTPAVSEIYGRELVDLRNDSRWEFLNTLFSVSEAVMYMQMVDRLDEGVIPAELGPLDYKGLFQAVAKALFRAHVEGQLKSEIMAEPDRFVEPDPELPLALLDQKEAGMRLLLITNSDYHYTNKMMHHAFNRYLPNDMQWRDLFDMVIVSARKPEFFQMSHPMYEVVTSDGLMCPCFKARSGGLYSGGSAQIVENSLGVHGDEILYVGDHIFTDVSQSKVHLRWRTALICRELEDELNALIHSQGHRVALIELVQQKEVIGDLFNQLRLARQRRSKDRPAQTLAATRMDDQELTESMQKLLIVMQRLDEKIAPMLEKDGERFNKWWGYLSRAGLWDKSHLTRQIEKYADIYTSRVSNFLHYTPFMYFRSQEQNLAHDSNSYTSRDVNGATLSM; encoded by the exons ATGCTTCAGCTTCCTTCCATAAATGAAAAAGGGGGCAATTTTAGGCTAAAAATGGCGGATTTGATCGATGTCATGGCCGCCTTTCCATTGGGGAGGCCTCAAAATCTCATCTTGGCGACTCCTCATATGAGGAATCTAACCCATAGCTTCCCGGATTTGAGCTCTAGGAGCCGGGCGCTGCGCTGTGTCACCGCTGGCGTTCAGCCGTCTGGCGGCGAGGTGTTCTCGGTGACCTCGTCGAGCAAGTCCATTGTTGATTATCTTGGGGAGAGTACCAAAGGTGATATGAATGTCAAGGAGGAGCATCTGGAGGCATTTG GCGTTGATGGCGAGACGACCTTACATGGTCCAATTGAGGAGATAGCTAGGAAAGAATTTTTAGAAGCAGAGGCATTACTCAGTGAGTTGGGAATTAAG GACCCTTTTACAACAAGGCATTCTCCACGGGGTATATTTTGTAGTCGGACTTTAAATCTCCGGTCAATCAGTGCCATTGGTTATGACATGGATTATACTCTGATTCATTATAATGTGATG GCCTGGGAAGGGCGTGCATATGATTATGGAATGGCTAATCTTCGGAGCATGGGTTTTCCAGTTGATGGTCTGGAGTTTGATCCTGACTTG GTTATTAGGGGACTTATTATGGATAAAGAGCTTGGTAACTTAGTTAAAGCTGATCGGTTTGGCTACGTGAAAAGGGCTATGCACGGTACCCAAATGTTGTCAACTCCAGCTGTTAG TGAAATATATGGTAGAGAACTGGTTGATCTGCGAAATGATAGTCGATGGGAGTTTCTTAATACCCTTTTCTCGGTCTCAGAAGCTGTGATGTACATGCAG ATGGTTGACAGATTGGATGAGGGGGTCATACCAGCAGAACTTGGACCACTGGATTATAAGGGACTTTTTCAG GCTGTTGCAAAAGCGCTCTTCAGGGCTCATGTGGAAGGTCAACTTAAG AGTGAAATAATGGCTGAACCAGATCGTTTTGTAGAGCCTGATCCAGAGCTTCCATTGGCGCTTTTGGATCAAAAGgag GCTGGTATGAGGTTGCTATTGATTACCAACTCGGATTACCACTATACAAATAAAATGATGCATCATGCCTTCAATAGATATCTTCCTAATGATATGCAATGGCGAGATCTGTTTGACATG GTTATAGTTTCTGCTAGAAAGCCAGAATTTTTCCAAATGTCACACCCAATGTATGAAGTTGTAACGAGTGATGGGTTAATGTGCCCTTGCTTCAAGGCACGCTCTG GGGGCTTGTATTCTGGAGGCAGCGCTCAGATAGTAGAGAACTCCCTTGGTGTTCACGGTGATGAAATTTTGTATGTCGGTGATCATATATTCACTGATGTAAGCCAGTCAAAAGTGCATCTGCGATGGCGGACAGCTTTGATTTGTCGAGAATTGGAGGATGAG TTAAATGCATTAATCCACAGTCAAGGCCATAGAGTAGCACTTATAGAGCTCGTGCAGCAAAAGGAAGTTATTGGAGATCTATTTAATCAGCTACGCCTTGCACGGCAACGCCGAAGTAAAGATCGCCCAGCTCAG ACTCTTGCTGCAACTCGAATGGATGACCAAGAACTGACAGAGAGCATGCAGAAATTACTTATTGTGATGCAAAGATTGGATGAGAAAATTGCACCCATGTTAGAAAAAGACGGGGAACGCTTCAATAAATG GTGGGGTTATCTCTCTCGCGCTGGTCTATGGGATAAAAGCCATCTTACAAGACAGATAGAGAA GTATGCTGATATATACACATCGAGGGTTTCAAATTTCCTACACTATACGCCGTTCATGTACTTCCGCTCTCAAGAACAG AATCTCGCGCACGATTCGAACTCATACACTTCTCGAGATGTTAATGGAGCCACACTGAGCATGTAA
- the LOC120264851 gene encoding ABC transporter B family member 11-like: MKMETIGEERSVSLSEKQELEEKKEKKSGEKKIPFWKLFSYADSVDYVLMVVGLIGAVGNGVAVPLMTFIFGDVIDAFGKNSNDNTHGVLTDVSKVVLRFVYLGLGNGVASFLQVACWTITGERQACRIRNLYLQGLLRQDIAYFDKETNTGEIVAKMSSDTQLIQDAMGEKVGLFIQSVSSFFGGFAVALIRGWELALVMLCTIPLIVIFAAIMSTVITKMAVHGQETTSEAAAVAEQTISSMRTVASFTGEELVVKKYKRSLKSAYKSSVIEGLAAGIGLGATYAVIYFGYALGIWFGSKMVLRKGYTGGDVINVIFAIALGSMSLGQASPCTTAFAAGQAAAFKMFDTMTRQPEIDAYSSDGRTLDDIRGDIELRDVCFCYPARPDEQILIRLSISVASGTTVALVGESGCGKSTVISLIERFYDPQSGEVLIDRINLKEFKLRWIRSKISLVSQEPVLIASTIRDNITYGKDDATIEEVTVAAELANALEFISKLPQGLDTMVGDNGIQLSGGQKQRVAIARAILKDPRILLLDEATSALDVKSEQMVQEALERMMANRTTILVSHRLTTVRNADMIAVMHRGSIVEKGSHSELLENKNGAYSRLVNLQEVNQASEQNLPTDIDDVSMADEDRPRQVIRNRSSFSELVSFSESFISSSGDKKPENSKSDATSNQYQEVPLHRLARINKREIPVMVIGAAAAIVSGLILPVFGTILASIIRTFYEPPRKLKHDSVFWSLMLVVLGSISVVSIPVRSYFFGVAGSKLIKNIRLMCFHKIVHMEISWFDNPKNSAGVIASRLSADAAAVRGLVGDALALIMQNAATFISGLAISFVSCWQLSLVTLAMIPLMGLNGWVQMKLLKGYNTNVKAMHEEASRVASDAVRSIRTVASFSAEEKVMKLYKKKCEGPTNAGIKQGLITGVGLGFSFILLFASYAVSFYVGARLVADGKNTSTDIFRVFFAISFAAIGISQSSSLLPDSAKAKSAAASVFAILDHSSKIDSSSNTGMTLELVEGNIIFQHVGFRYPTRPDILVFQDLCLTVESGETVALVGESGSGKSTVISLLQRFYDPDSGQIMLDGIGIHELQLKWLRQQMSLVSQEPVLFNDTIRANIAYGKEEATEAEILAAAILANADQFISGLQQGYDTIVGERGVQLSGGQKQRIAIARAIIREPKILLLDEATSALDAQAEQTVQDALDRVMMNRTLIIVAHRLSTIRGADSIAVIKGGSIIETGTHDALMNITGDCYASLVSLH; this comes from the exons ATGAAGATGGAAACAATAGGAGAGGAAAGAAGTGTTAGTCTATCAGAGAAGCAAGAattggaggagaagaaggagaagaagagtggTGAAAAGAAAATACCATTTTGGAAGTTGTTCTCATATGCAGACTCTGTGGATTATGTTTTGATGGTTGTTGGCTTGATTGGTGCTGTTGGTAATGGAGTTGCAGTGCCACTCATGACATTTATCTTTGGAGATGTCATTGATGCATTTGGGAAGAATTCTAATgataacactcatggtgtgctTACTGATGTTTCAAAG GTAGTTCTTCGATTTGTTTACCTGGGACTTGGAAATGGAGTAGCATCCTTTCTTC AAGTTGCATGCTGGACAATCACCGGTGAGAGACAGGCTTGTCGAATCAGAAACTTATATCTGCAAGGCCTACTAAGGCAAGATATTGCATATTTTGATAAGGAAACAAACACAGGAGAGATCGTCGCGAAAATGTCTAGTGACACTCAACTCATTCAAGATGCAATGGGTGAGAAG GTAGGACTGTTCATTCAGTCAGTATCTTCATTCTTTGGAGGATTTGCAGTAGCACTGATCAGAGGATGGGAATTAGCATTGGTTATGCTGTGTACTATCCCTCTTATTGTAATTTTTGCGGCGATTATGTCTACTGTGATCACTAAAATGGCAGTTCATGGACAAGAAACTACTTCAGAAGCAGCAGCTGTGGCAGAACAAACAATCAGCTCAATGAGAACA GTTGCATCTTTTACTGGAGAAGAACTGGTAGTAAAAAAGTATAAAAGATCTCTGAAGAGTGCTTACAAGTCAAGTGTGATTGAAGGATTAGCTGCAGGGATTGGTCTTGGTGCAACATATGCAGTTATTTACTTTGGCTATGCTTTGGGAATATGGTTTGGATCCAAGATGGTATTGAGGAAAGGATACACAGGAGGGGATGTAATCAATGTGATATTTGCGATTGCTCTAGGATCGAT GTCTTTAGGCCAGGCATCTCCATGCACTACTGCATTTGCAGCAGGACAAGCAGCTGCATTCAAGATGTTTGATACGATGACTAGACAACCAGAAATAGATGCATACAGCAGTGATGGTAGAACTCTGGATGATATTCGAGGAGATATCGAACTGAGAGATGTATGTTTCTGCTATCCAGCGAGACCAGATGAGCAAATATTAATTAGATTGTCGATTTCAGTTGCAAGTGGAACCACAGTGGCTCTGGTTGGAGAGAGTGGGTGTGGTAAATCAACAGTGATAAGCTTGATTGAGAGATTTTATGATCCACAATCTGGTGAAGTTCTTATTGATAGAATAAACCTCAAAGAATTCAAGTTGAGGTGGATACGGAGCAAGATATCACTTGTCAGCCAGGAACCGGTACTGATTGCTTCTACTATCAGAGATAATATAACATATGGCAAGGATGATGCAACCATTGAAGAAGTTACAGTGGCAGCTGAGTTAGCCAATGCTTTGGAGTTCATCAGCAAACTACCTCAG GGACTTGATACCATGGTTGGTGATAATGGAATTCAATTGTCTGGTGGACAAAAACAAAGAGTGGCAATTGCTAGAGCAATTCTTAAAGATCCTCGAATACTACTGCTTGATGAAGCTACAAGTGCACTTGATGTTAAATCTGAGCAAATGGTGCAGGAGGCACTTGAGAGGATGATGGCTAACCGAACGACAATTTTAGTTTCTCATCGATTAACTACAGTGAGGAATGCTGACATGATAGCAGTGATGCATAGAGGATCCATTGTCGAAAAAG GTTCACACTCTGAACTTCTTGAGAATAAAAATGGAGCATATTCCAGACTAGTAAATTTGCAGGAAGTAAACCAAGCTTCTGAACAAAATTTGCCAACAGACATAGATGATGTGTCTATGGCTGATGAGGACCGACCTCGGCAGGTAATTAGAAACCGATCATCATTCAGTGAATTGGTTTCGTTCTCTGAATCTTTCATATCATCTAGTGGTGATAAGAAACCAGAGAACTCCAAGTCTGATGCAACATCAAACCAATACCAAGAAGTACCTCTGCACCGTCTTGCAAGGATAAACAAAAGAGAGATTCCAGTTATGGTGATAGGTGCAGCAGCAGCCATAGTCAGTGGTTTGATACTTCCTGTATTTGGAACAATATTGGCTAGCATAATTCGCACATTCTATGAGCCACCAAGAAAGCTTAAGCATGATTCAGTGTTCTGGTCATTGATGCTTGTAGTCCTTGGATCAATAAGTGTAGTTTCAATCCCAGTTAGATCTTACTTCTTTGGGGTGGCTGGTTCTaagctaataaaaaatattagattgaTGTGTTTCCATAAGATTGTACATATGGAGATTAGCTGGTTTGATAATCCAAAAAACTCAGCTGGAGTGATTGCATCAAGGCTTTCTGCTGATGCTGCTGCAGTTCGAGGTCTTGTCGGTGATGCACTTGCTCTGATTATGCAAAATGCTGCAACATTCATCTCTGGCCTGGCAATTTCTTTTGTATCATGCTGGCAACTTTCTCTGGTCACTTTGGCTATGATACCTTTGATGGGTCTGAATGGATGGGTCCAAATGAAGCTCTTGAAGGGATACAACACCAATGTGAAG GCAATGCATGAGGAAGCTAGCCGGGTTGCAAGCGATGCAGTTCGGAGCATAAGAACAGTTGCATCTTTCTCTGCTGAGGAGAAGGTGATGAAACTATACAAGAAGAAATGTGAAGGTCCAACAAATGCAGGCATTAAGCAAGGGTTGATCACTGGAGTTGGCCTTGGGTTTTCCTTCATTTTGCTATTTGCTAGCTATGCAGTCAGCTTCTATGTCGGTGCCCGGCTTGTCGCAGATGGGAAGAATACATCCACCGATATTTTCCGT GTTTTCTTCGCAATAAGTTTTGCAGCAATAGGAATATCACAGTCAAGTTCACTGCTACCGGATTCTGCAAAAGCCAAGTCTGCTGCCGCATCGGTGTTTGCCATTCTTGATCATAGCTCAAAGATTGATTCCAGCAGTAACACTGGAATGACATTAGAACTAGTTGAAGGAAACATCATTTTTCAGCATGTCGGATTTAGATATCCCACAAGACCTGATATTCTGGTTTTCCAAGACCTCTGCTTGACTGTAGAATCAGGAGAG ACTGTTGCATTGGTTGGAGAAAGTGGAAGTGGGAAATCAACAGTAATATCATTGCTGCAAAGGTTTTATGATCCTGATTCAGGTCAAATTATGTTGGATGGCATTGGAATTCATGAACTTCAGCTGAAGTGGCTGAGGCAGCAGATGAGTTTGGTGAGCCAGGAACCAGTCTTGTTCAATGATACGATTCGAGCTAATATCGCTTATGGTAAAGAAGAGGCCACTGAGGCAGAGATATTGGCTGCTGCAATATTAGCAAATGCCGATCAGTTTATAAGTGGATTGCAGCAG GGTTATGATACTATAGTCGGAGAGCGAGGAGTTCAATTATCTGGTGGTCAAAAACAACGAATAGCCATTGCTCGTGCCATAATAAGAGAGCCAAAAATTTTGCTACTTGATGAAGCTACAAGTGCACTAGACGCGCAAGCGGAACAAACTGTTCAAGATGCATTGGACCGAGTGATGATGAACAGAACATTGATCATTGTTGCTCATCGATTATCCACAATCAGAGGTGCAGATTCAATAGCAGTTATAAAAGGTGGATCGATCATAGAGACGGGAACACATGATGCTTTGATGAACATCACTGGTGATTGTTATGCCTCTCTTGTTTCACTTCACTGA